In Myxococcus stipitatus, the following are encoded in one genomic region:
- the radA gene encoding DNA repair protein RadA encodes MAKAKTHYTCQACGYQTAKWLGKCPDCGAWSSLLEEAGAKDDEKRPAWGASGGAARPMLLKEVSGESEVRRRTGIAEFDRVLGGGVVSGSVVLLGGDPGIGKSTLLLAALDRLARHGAVLYVSGEESLRQTKMRAERLRVDGENIHLFAETDAERVLVAAESLKPQALVVDSIQTMYLPELGNAPGSITQVREVAGRLMAYAKRTGVPTFIVGHVTKEGSIAGPRVLEHMVDTVLYFEGERGHPFRILRAHKNRFGSTNEIGVFEMKGAGLVEVADPSALFLSERPVGKSGSVVTSTLNGTRPLLVEVQALVAPTGYGTARRTAIGVDGNRVALLAAVLEKKEEIPLVGCDLFVNVAGGMQLNEPACDLAVCAALVSSLQNRPLDPHTLVLGEVGLAGEVRAVGQVEPRLAEAAKMGFQRVVMPAGSARRMESTKLRVVGVETLGDALRAMFD; translated from the coding sequence ATGGCGAAGGCGAAGACGCACTACACCTGCCAGGCGTGCGGGTACCAGACGGCGAAGTGGCTGGGGAAGTGCCCGGATTGCGGCGCGTGGAGTTCGTTGCTCGAGGAGGCGGGAGCCAAGGACGACGAGAAGCGCCCCGCGTGGGGGGCCTCGGGAGGCGCCGCGCGGCCCATGCTCCTCAAGGAGGTCAGCGGAGAGTCGGAGGTGCGCCGCCGCACCGGCATCGCCGAGTTCGACCGGGTGCTCGGCGGAGGCGTGGTGAGCGGCTCGGTGGTGCTCCTGGGCGGAGACCCGGGCATCGGAAAGTCCACGCTGCTGCTCGCGGCGCTCGACAGGCTCGCCCGGCACGGCGCCGTGCTCTACGTCTCCGGTGAAGAGAGCCTGCGCCAGACGAAGATGCGCGCGGAGCGCCTGCGCGTGGACGGCGAGAACATCCACCTCTTCGCGGAGACGGACGCGGAGCGGGTGCTGGTCGCCGCCGAGTCGCTCAAGCCTCAAGCGCTCGTGGTGGACTCGATTCAGACCATGTACCTGCCGGAGCTGGGCAACGCGCCGGGCAGCATCACCCAGGTGCGCGAGGTGGCGGGCCGGCTGATGGCCTACGCCAAGCGCACGGGTGTCCCCACCTTCATCGTGGGCCACGTAACGAAGGAAGGCTCCATCGCCGGCCCGCGCGTGCTCGAGCACATGGTGGACACCGTCCTCTACTTCGAGGGCGAGCGCGGCCACCCCTTCCGAATCCTCCGCGCGCACAAGAACCGCTTCGGCTCCACCAACGAGATTGGCGTCTTCGAGATGAAGGGCGCGGGCCTGGTGGAAGTCGCGGACCCCTCCGCGCTGTTCCTGTCCGAGCGCCCCGTGGGCAAGTCCGGCAGCGTCGTCACCAGCACGCTCAACGGAACCCGCCCGCTGCTCGTGGAGGTCCAGGCGCTGGTGGCCCCCACCGGCTACGGCACCGCGCGGCGCACGGCCATCGGCGTGGATGGCAACCGCGTGGCGCTGCTCGCCGCGGTGCTGGAGAAGAAGGAAGAGATTCCGCTGGTGGGCTGCGACTTGTTCGTCAACGTCGCGGGCGGCATGCAACTCAACGAGCCCGCCTGTGATTTGGCCGTCTGCGCGGCGCTGGTGAGCAGCCTCCAGAACCGCCCGTTGGACCCGCACACCCTGGTGCTGGGCGAAGTGGGGCTCGCCGGAGAGGTGCGCGCGGTGGGCCAGGTGGAGCCCCGGCTCGCCGAGGCCGCGAAGATGGGCTTCCAGCGAGTGGTGATGCCCGCGGGCAGCGCCCGGCGCATGGAGTCCACCAAGCTGCGCGTGGTGGGCGTGGAGACCCTGGGCGACGCGCTGCGGGCCATGTTCGACTGA
- a CDS encoding chitosanase codes for MERRRNDAMWMKCLGLVWLGAAVAGCGSEGGDDASLERTRSELAACSYVITTNTYVGADWWGTLVFKNTGASAMTRPTVAFGVPSGVTCDHDEPGWSHTQSGSTCTYSRTSDLSVAPNASYTFYYSTNSNQNFTATNVTISDPGCGGTGPGPNPDPGTGMTANQKKVAEALTSIWENNTPTLAYAYAENINDGRGYTNGRAGFCTGTGDAIQVIQCYNARRSAANGNVMAKYMPGLTTINNRYQSTGQNQGSTSELDSVGNWVADWGTSYNNTTTRADFKACQDEVSDKLYYTPAMNEANKWGAKQALSKMALYDANINHGESGLKSLIRATNNALGNSGQVAPAVGYNGITESAWLQKFLEKRRDVLAADSTWLQAIDRVAAYEKQRRKGNWDLSQPVRNDVRARDCWSTSYPFSGYTVRQINADGTWSTPTSSTFSCQ; via the coding sequence ATGGAACGCCGTCGGAATGATGCGATGTGGATGAAGTGCCTCGGCCTGGTGTGGTTGGGAGCAGCGGTCGCAGGCTGCGGGTCCGAGGGAGGTGACGACGCGTCGCTGGAGCGGACGCGGAGCGAGCTGGCGGCTTGTTCGTATGTGATTACAACGAATACCTACGTGGGTGCGGATTGGTGGGGCACCCTGGTCTTCAAGAACACGGGCGCCAGCGCCATGACGCGTCCGACGGTTGCATTCGGCGTCCCCAGTGGCGTGACGTGTGACCACGACGAGCCGGGCTGGAGCCACACGCAGAGCGGCAGCACGTGTACCTACTCGCGGACGTCGGACCTGAGCGTGGCCCCGAACGCGTCGTACACGTTCTATTACTCCACCAACTCCAACCAGAACTTCACCGCGACGAACGTCACCATCAGCGACCCGGGCTGCGGCGGGACGGGGCCGGGCCCCAACCCCGACCCGGGCACGGGGATGACGGCCAACCAGAAGAAGGTGGCGGAGGCGCTCACCAGCATCTGGGAGAACAACACGCCCACCCTCGCGTATGCGTACGCGGAGAACATCAACGACGGGCGCGGGTACACCAACGGGCGCGCGGGCTTCTGCACGGGCACGGGCGACGCCATCCAGGTCATCCAGTGCTACAACGCGCGGCGCTCGGCGGCGAACGGCAACGTCATGGCCAAGTACATGCCGGGGCTCACCACCATCAACAACCGCTACCAGTCGACGGGGCAGAACCAGGGCTCCACGTCGGAGCTCGACTCGGTGGGCAACTGGGTGGCGGACTGGGGCACCAGCTACAACAACACCACGACGCGCGCGGACTTCAAGGCGTGCCAGGACGAGGTGAGCGACAAGCTCTACTACACGCCCGCCATGAACGAGGCCAACAAGTGGGGCGCCAAGCAGGCCCTGTCGAAGATGGCCCTGTACGACGCGAACATCAACCACGGTGAGTCGGGCCTCAAGAGCCTCATCCGCGCCACCAACAACGCGCTCGGCAACAGCGGCCAGGTGGCCCCCGCGGTCGGCTACAACGGCATCACCGAGTCGGCGTGGCTCCAGAAGTTCCTGGAGAAGCGCCGCGACGTGCTGGCCGCCGACTCCACGTGGTTGCAGGCCATCGACCGCGTGGCCGCGTACGAGAAGCAGCGCCGCAAGGGCAACTGGGACCTGTCGCAGCCGGTGCGCAACGACGTGCGCGCGCGCGACTGCTGGAGCACGTCCTACCCCTTCAGCGGCTACACCGTCCGGCAGATCAACGCGGACGGCACCTGGAGCACGCCGACGTCCTCCACCTTCTCCTGCCAGTAG
- a CDS encoding CGNR zinc finger domain-containing protein, translating to MSLDLASTLSGRRTGAPKDLLRTPADLGRWLVLARVAAQVQEPSEDDLTQARELREAIYRLAMSRARGESFSARDRAILNRWAAEAPPAPQLGPRGLLWAGAGVRGHLVVLARDAAELLGGPVSENIRHCAQEDCGLLFVDTSRSGLRRWCSMAGCGNKAKVAEFRRRQRGEAR from the coding sequence TTGTCCCTGGACCTGGCATCGACGCTGTCGGGGCGCCGCACGGGGGCGCCCAAGGATTTGCTGCGCACGCCCGCGGACCTGGGGCGCTGGCTGGTGCTCGCGCGGGTGGCGGCGCAGGTGCAGGAGCCCTCGGAAGATGATCTGACGCAGGCGAGGGAGCTGCGAGAGGCCATCTACCGGTTGGCGATGTCCCGGGCGCGAGGTGAGAGTTTCTCCGCGAGGGACCGCGCCATCCTGAACCGCTGGGCCGCGGAGGCGCCTCCCGCGCCGCAGCTTGGCCCGCGTGGGCTGCTCTGGGCGGGAGCGGGCGTGCGCGGACACCTGGTGGTGCTGGCGCGCGATGCCGCGGAGCTTCTGGGCGGACCGGTGTCGGAGAACATCCGGCACTGTGCCCAAGAGGACTGTGGGCTGCTCTTCGTGGACACCTCGCGCTCCGGTTTGCGCCGGTGGTGTTCCATGGCGGGATGCGGGAACAAGGCCAAGGTGGCCGAGTTCCGGCGCCGTCAGCGCGGCGAAGCCCGCTAG
- a CDS encoding DoxX family protein, with product MSTAAPVAAASTPKPWSLWLGRVFTALVAALLAFSGVMKLTQSPEVLQGFERFGYAPSAVFTIGLVEVLCAVLYLVPQTAVLGAILVTGYLGGATATHVRIGDPFFAPVLLGVFAWGGLFLRDARLRALLPLRRSA from the coding sequence ATGAGCACCGCCGCTCCCGTTGCCGCCGCCTCCACGCCCAAGCCCTGGAGCCTCTGGCTGGGCCGCGTCTTCACCGCCCTCGTCGCCGCGCTGCTTGCCTTCAGCGGCGTGATGAAGCTGACGCAGTCGCCCGAAGTCCTCCAGGGCTTCGAGCGCTTCGGCTACGCGCCCTCCGCGGTGTTCACCATCGGACTCGTCGAAGTGCTGTGCGCGGTGCTCTACCTGGTGCCCCAGACGGCGGTGCTCGGCGCCATCCTCGTCACCGGTTACCTGGGCGGCGCCACGGCGACCCACGTGCGCATCGGGGACCCGTTCTTCGCCCCCGTCCTCCTCGGCGTCTTCGCCTGGGGAGGCTTGTTCCTGCGGGACGCGCGCCTGCGGGCGCTGCTGCCCCTGCGCCGCTCGGCCTGA
- a CDS encoding helix-turn-helix domain-containing protein, which translates to MSPGPMKSLRPAPPPARSEACLAVRDILTRVGDKWSVLVVGTLGPGPMRFGDLKRAIDGISQRMLTLTLRGLERDGLISRTVHPTVPPRVEYALTQLGATLLGPVSELSRWAVHHREQIQTARGLYDAKPESASPVAVRR; encoded by the coding sequence ATGTCACCAGGCCCCATGAAGTCGCTCCGCCCGGCGCCTCCGCCCGCGAGGTCCGAGGCCTGCCTGGCGGTCCGCGACATCCTCACGCGGGTGGGGGACAAGTGGAGCGTCCTGGTGGTGGGCACCCTGGGGCCCGGGCCCATGCGCTTCGGTGATTTGAAGCGGGCCATCGATGGCATCTCCCAGCGGATGCTGACGCTCACCCTGCGAGGGTTGGAGCGGGACGGGCTCATCTCCCGCACCGTCCACCCGACCGTGCCTCCCCGGGTGGAGTACGCGCTGACGCAGCTGGGCGCGACGCTGCTGGGGCCCGTCTCGGAGCTGTCCCGGTGGGCGGTGCACCACCGTGAGCAGATCCAAACGGCGAGGGGGCTCTACGACGCGAAGCCGGAGTCCGCCTCGCCCGTGGCGGTGCGCAGGTAG
- the trhA gene encoding PAQR family membrane homeostasis protein TrhA — MGADAAMTCRDYDWDMASIDPLAARPLEADVKPRLRGLSHAFAFVAALVGFFVLVAAPVQGVQRLADGIFGLSLVLMFGISGTYHVLTWGPEAHQRLRRMDHAAIYLLIAGTFTPLATLDAPGAWTQGLLWVMWGCALAGAGLSLAGISGTRGVRSGLYVLLGALAAPVMLRLPGVMGAGRATWLLVGGCVYALGAVVYARKWPDPIPAVFGYHEVFHVMVIAAAATHYAVLVDFLWTVR; from the coding sequence GTGGGCGCTGACGCGGCGATGACGTGCCGTGACTACGACTGGGACATGGCGTCCATCGACCCACTTGCTGCCCGCCCGCTCGAGGCGGACGTGAAGCCCCGGCTGCGGGGCCTGTCGCACGCGTTCGCCTTCGTGGCGGCGCTGGTTGGCTTCTTCGTGCTGGTGGCCGCGCCGGTCCAGGGGGTCCAGCGGCTGGCGGACGGCATCTTCGGGCTCTCCCTGGTGCTGATGTTTGGAATCAGCGGGACGTACCACGTGCTCACCTGGGGCCCCGAGGCGCACCAGCGGCTGCGGCGGATGGACCATGCGGCCATCTATCTGCTCATCGCGGGGACCTTCACCCCTCTGGCCACGCTGGACGCGCCGGGGGCGTGGACGCAGGGGTTGCTCTGGGTGATGTGGGGCTGCGCGCTCGCGGGCGCGGGGTTGTCGCTGGCGGGCATCAGCGGGACACGCGGAGTGCGCTCCGGGCTCTACGTGCTCCTGGGCGCGCTGGCGGCACCGGTGATGCTGAGGCTGCCGGGGGTGATGGGTGCGGGCCGGGCCACCTGGCTGCTGGTGGGCGGCTGTGTCTATGCACTGGGGGCTGTCGTTTATGCACGGAAGTGGCCGGACCCCATCCCGGCCGTCTTTGGCTATCACGAAGTGTTTCACGTCATGGTCATCGCCGCGGCCGCGACGCACTACGCCGTGCTGGTCGACTTCCTATGGACTGTCCGGTGA
- a CDS encoding GlsB/YeaQ/YmgE family stress response membrane protein has translation MTLETILVWAVIGLIAGWLASAVVGGGYGLVGDIVVGIVGAFLGGFIFRALGAGQPFGGLAGTIFVAFIGAVVLLLVLRAIRSSTVRRT, from the coding sequence ATGACATTGGAGACAATTCTCGTGTGGGCGGTCATCGGGCTCATCGCCGGATGGTTGGCATCGGCGGTGGTGGGGGGCGGTTACGGCCTGGTGGGCGATATCGTGGTGGGCATCGTGGGTGCGTTCCTGGGGGGCTTCATCTTTCGAGCCCTGGGGGCGGGACAGCCGTTTGGTGGGCTCGCGGGGACCATCTTCGTGGCCTTCATCGGAGCGGTGGTGCTGCTGCTCGTCTTGAGAGCCATCCGGTCGAGCACGGTCCGAAGGACATGA
- a CDS encoding YafY family protein: protein MSRPTTRVLTVLELLQTHGRMSGSELARRLAVDRRTVRRYIVKLEELGIPITAERGRDGAYMLVAGFKLPPMMFTDDEVLALSVGLLAARGLGLAEAAPAVASAQAKLERVMPATLKKRVRAVDASVTLDISGARATLDNAWLVALSAATQHRERVRLGYRAAREEDSQRDFDPYGLVWRGGRWYVVGMCHLRQGLRTFRLDRVRSVQPLQVHFARPEDFDALAHVTLSVATLPRAHAVEVLLDTDLETARRQVFATLGVLEAVPGGGVRLLGQTDDLDWFARELARLPFAFHIQGPEEMRAVFRARARQLLALADGGAKS from the coding sequence ATGTCCCGCCCCACCACGCGTGTGCTCACGGTGCTCGAGCTGTTGCAGACACATGGGCGGATGAGCGGCTCGGAGCTGGCGCGGCGGCTGGCCGTGGACCGGCGCACGGTGCGCCGCTACATCGTGAAGCTGGAGGAGCTGGGGATTCCCATCACCGCCGAGCGCGGCCGGGATGGCGCGTACATGTTGGTGGCGGGCTTCAAGCTGCCGCCGATGATGTTCACCGATGACGAGGTGCTCGCGTTGTCCGTGGGCCTGTTGGCCGCGCGTGGGCTGGGGCTGGCCGAGGCCGCGCCCGCGGTGGCGAGTGCCCAGGCGAAGCTGGAGCGGGTGATGCCCGCGACGCTCAAGAAGCGGGTGCGGGCGGTGGATGCCTCGGTGACGCTTGATATCTCCGGCGCCCGGGCGACCTTGGACAATGCCTGGCTGGTCGCGCTGAGCGCGGCCACGCAGCATCGCGAGCGTGTCCGGTTGGGCTACCGCGCGGCGCGGGAGGAGGACTCGCAGCGGGACTTCGACCCGTACGGCCTCGTCTGGCGAGGCGGGCGCTGGTACGTGGTGGGGATGTGCCACCTGCGTCAGGGTTTGCGCACGTTCCGGTTGGACCGCGTGCGCTCCGTCCAGCCGCTCCAGGTCCACTTCGCGCGCCCCGAGGACTTCGATGCGCTGGCGCATGTGACGCTCTCGGTCGCCACGCTGCCGCGCGCGCATGCCGTGGAGGTGTTGCTCGACACGGACCTGGAGACGGCGCGGCGGCAGGTGTTCGCCACGTTGGGCGTGCTGGAGGCGGTGCCTGGCGGGGGCGTTCGTCTGCTGGGGCAGACGGACGATTTGGACTGGTTCGCGCGTGAGCTGGCGCGGCTGCCCTTCGCGTTCCACATCCAGGGGCCGGAGGAGATGCGTGCGGTGTTCAGGGCGCGAGCCCGACAACTGCTTGCACTCGCGGACGGCGGCGCGAAGTCCTGA
- a CDS encoding STAS domain-containing protein has translation MTQSQPQPQVIEVNLERLERIRDVLAMISLGEFNPEEHLIPVVNSDAFSSFEETINLFARQLHASVQENEQSMRKLDAARRELEEKLSTIEKQRLAIRDLSTPIIELWEDVLTLPIVGVVDTQRSLEMTERLLHRISQGKARCVIIDITGVEVVDTSTANHFVKMVNAARLLGTYCVVTGISPFIAQTLTQIGVDLRDVKTLGSLRDGLKECFLYLRNHTAHRAFESSGRPG, from the coding sequence ATGACTCAGTCGCAACCTCAGCCCCAGGTCATCGAAGTCAACCTCGAGCGTCTGGAACGCATCCGGGACGTGCTGGCGATGATTTCGCTCGGAGAGTTCAACCCGGAGGAGCACCTCATTCCGGTGGTGAACTCCGACGCGTTCTCCTCGTTCGAGGAAACCATCAACCTCTTCGCCCGCCAGCTCCACGCCTCCGTGCAGGAGAACGAGCAGTCGATGCGGAAGCTCGACGCCGCGCGTCGCGAGCTGGAGGAGAAGCTCTCCACCATCGAAAAGCAGCGGCTGGCCATCCGGGATTTGTCCACGCCCATCATCGAGCTGTGGGAGGACGTGCTCACGCTGCCCATCGTCGGAGTGGTGGACACGCAGCGCTCGCTGGAGATGACCGAGCGGTTGCTGCACCGCATCTCCCAGGGGAAGGCCCGCTGCGTCATCATCGACATCACGGGCGTGGAGGTGGTGGACACGTCCACGGCCAATCACTTCGTGAAGATGGTGAACGCCGCCCGCCTGCTGGGGACCTACTGCGTCGTGACGGGCATCAGCCCCTTCATCGCGCAGACGCTGACCCAGATTGGCGTGGACCTGCGCGACGTGAAGACGCTCGGCAGCCTGCGGGATGGGCTCAAGGAGTGCTTCCTGTACCTGCGCAACCACACCGCCCACCGCGCCTTCGAGTCGAGCGGCCGCCCGGGCTGA
- a CDS encoding LysE family translocator, with protein sequence MTQTAHLWLFFVLVFGIVILPGMDMAFVLASSLVGGRRSGMSAVGGIIAGAVCHVAVGATGAAVLLTVMPSAFNALLWAGALYVAWMGLSLVRAPSAFRASPHASPRTALATFHQGALTNLLNPKAYVFMLAVFPQFLRPEYGPVWAQALALGAIIAVTQAAVYGAVVLAADRARGWLESRPSASTRVAQAVGGLMVLAAIVTVIEGWRST encoded by the coding sequence ATGACTCAAACCGCGCATCTGTGGCTGTTCTTCGTGCTGGTGTTTGGAATCGTCATCCTCCCGGGGATGGACATGGCCTTCGTCCTGGCCAGCTCCCTCGTGGGAGGCCGCCGCTCCGGGATGTCCGCGGTGGGAGGCATCATCGCGGGCGCCGTGTGCCACGTGGCCGTCGGAGCGACCGGCGCCGCGGTGCTCCTCACCGTGATGCCCTCCGCGTTCAACGCCCTGCTCTGGGCGGGCGCGCTCTATGTCGCGTGGATGGGGCTGTCCCTCGTGCGCGCGCCGTCCGCGTTCCGCGCGAGCCCCCACGCGAGCCCCCGCACCGCGCTGGCCACGTTCCACCAGGGGGCCCTCACCAACCTGCTCAACCCCAAGGCCTATGTCTTCATGCTGGCCGTCTTCCCGCAGTTCCTGCGCCCGGAATACGGCCCCGTCTGGGCGCAGGCCCTGGCGCTGGGCGCCATCATCGCCGTCACCCAGGCGGCGGTGTATGGCGCCGTGGTCCTCGCCGCGGACCGCGCTCGAGGCTGGCTGGAGTCACGTCCCTCCGCCAGCACTCGAGTCGCTCAAGCCGTGGGCGGCCTCATGGTGCTCGCAGCCATCGTCACCGTCATCGAAGGCTGGCGCAGCACCTGA
- a CDS encoding HAMP domain-containing sensor histidine kinase, whose translation MSAAPRRAFYWRDFPSRLSTRLLLAFLVPALLFLAVTGIAVYQLARSILEEELGTSLSNIAATTASQVHGERMLTIEPGDDVGGTRTWRNLVRLLESMREASGVRRVFAVDVQGRVRVDVGGGLPVGVEVPELARDKLELERVFSGQHAASQVLFTGSDGRLYKTGYAPISHGGKVVGAVGVEGSAAFFGPLQRMSRTFTVMGAVALAALAIIALLTARGLARPLRRLMDSALRIGRGDLTTPVPPEPTLEIGVLARELEVMRGALESRDRQLKMMLAGVAHEVRNPLGGISLFSGLLQEDLKAGAHAEAQEHVARIQREAAFLQRIVEDFLAFAREQPVTRAPVEAPALLSVVRELLSADASARDITLEVEAAPAVLEADGSLLTAAVLNLVKNAVQASPDGGRVRIRGSEQDGRYAIRVHDAGGGVPPSEHERIFEPFFTTREKGTGLGLPLARKIARAHGGELQLTSSPGDTTFTLTLPLWTASLSPPR comes from the coding sequence ATGAGCGCGGCACCCCGCAGGGCCTTTTACTGGAGGGACTTCCCCAGCCGGCTGTCGACCCGGCTCCTCCTGGCGTTCCTGGTGCCCGCCCTGCTCTTCCTCGCGGTGACGGGCATCGCCGTCTACCAGCTGGCGCGCTCCATCCTGGAAGAGGAGCTGGGCACCAGCCTGTCCAACATCGCCGCGACCACCGCCAGCCAGGTCCACGGCGAGCGCATGCTCACCATCGAGCCCGGTGACGACGTGGGCGGCACGCGCACGTGGCGCAACCTGGTGCGCCTCTTGGAGAGCATGCGCGAGGCCAGCGGCGTGCGCCGCGTCTTCGCGGTGGACGTCCAGGGCCGCGTGCGCGTGGACGTGGGCGGAGGGCTTCCAGTGGGCGTGGAGGTGCCGGAGCTCGCGCGGGACAAGCTGGAGCTGGAGCGCGTCTTCTCCGGCCAGCACGCCGCCAGCCAGGTCCTCTTCACCGGCTCCGACGGGCGTCTGTACAAGACGGGCTATGCCCCCATCTCCCACGGGGGCAAGGTGGTGGGAGCCGTGGGCGTGGAGGGCAGCGCCGCCTTCTTCGGGCCCCTGCAGCGCATGTCCCGCACCTTCACCGTCATGGGCGCGGTGGCGCTGGCGGCGCTCGCCATCATCGCCCTGCTCACCGCGAGGGGACTCGCCCGCCCGCTGCGGCGACTGATGGACTCCGCGCTGCGCATCGGCCGGGGAGACCTCACCACGCCCGTGCCGCCGGAGCCCACGCTGGAGATTGGCGTGTTGGCGCGCGAGCTGGAGGTGATGCGAGGCGCCCTGGAGAGCCGGGACAGGCAGCTGAAGATGATGCTCGCGGGCGTGGCCCACGAGGTGCGCAATCCCCTGGGAGGCATCTCGCTCTTCTCCGGCCTCTTGCAGGAGGACCTGAAGGCGGGCGCACACGCGGAGGCCCAGGAGCACGTCGCGCGCATCCAGCGCGAGGCCGCCTTCCTCCAGCGCATCGTCGAGGACTTCCTCGCCTTCGCGCGCGAACAGCCCGTCACGCGCGCTCCGGTGGAGGCCCCCGCCCTGCTGTCCGTCGTGCGGGAGCTGCTGTCCGCCGACGCGAGCGCCCGCGACATCACCCTGGAGGTGGAGGCCGCGCCCGCGGTGCTGGAGGCCGACGGAAGCCTGCTCACCGCGGCCGTGCTCAACCTGGTGAAGAACGCGGTGCAGGCCTCGCCCGACGGAGGACGCGTGCGAATCCGCGGCTCCGAACAGGACGGCCGCTACGCCATCCGCGTGCACGACGCCGGCGGAGGTGTGCCCCCGTCCGAGCACGAGCGCATCTTCGAGCCCTTCTTCACCACCCGGGAGAAGGGCACCGGCCTGGGCCTGCCCCTGGCGCGAAAAATCGCCCGGGCTCACGGCGGCGAGCTGCAGCTGACCTCGAGCCCGGGCGACACCACCTTCACCCTCACGCTGCCCCTGTGGACCGCGTCCCTCAGCCCGCCACGTTGA